A single Pantoea rwandensis DNA region contains:
- the ispD gene encoding 2-C-methyl-D-erythritol 4-phosphate cytidylyltransferase, with product MNKLSSLADVIAVVPAAGVGSRMQAACPKQYLTIGQFTLLEHSVARLLAHPAVKQVIVPISPDDGWFDSLPLAQDSRVLRVTGGDTRAESVLAGLQAIKHSEWVLVHDAARPCLHPDDLARLLAVREHSKVGAILAAPVRDTMKRAEPGKAAIAHTVEREDLWHALTPQFFPHQLLTACLTRALHEGATITDEASALEYCGYHPELVSGRSDNIKVTRPEDLALAAFYLTQIQLKESA from the coding sequence ATGAACAAGCTCTCTTCCCTTGCGGATGTGATTGCCGTGGTGCCTGCCGCAGGCGTGGGCAGCCGTATGCAGGCTGCCTGCCCAAAACAGTATCTGACCATTGGTCAATTTACCCTTCTTGAACACAGCGTTGCGCGCTTGCTGGCTCATCCAGCCGTTAAACAAGTGATCGTGCCCATCAGTCCTGATGATGGCTGGTTTGATTCGCTACCACTGGCGCAGGATTCACGCGTACTGCGTGTGACCGGTGGCGACACGCGTGCGGAGTCGGTGCTGGCAGGTTTGCAGGCAATTAAACATAGCGAATGGGTACTGGTGCACGATGCCGCGCGGCCATGCTTACACCCTGATGACCTGGCACGCCTGCTGGCGGTTCGTGAGCACAGCAAAGTCGGGGCGATTCTGGCGGCACCGGTGCGTGACACCATGAAGCGTGCTGAACCCGGTAAAGCGGCGATTGCGCATACCGTTGAACGCGAAGATCTCTGGCACGCACTCACGCCACAATTTTTCCCGCATCAGCTGCTGACGGCGTGTTTAACGCGTGCACTTCATGAAGGCGCTACTATTACCGATGAAGCGTCGGCGCTGGAATATTGCGGCTATCATCCAGAGCTCGTCAGCGGACGCAGCGACAACATTAAGGTGACGCGGCCAGAAGACCTGGCGCTGGCGGCCTTCTATCTAACCCAGATTCAGTTAAAGGAGAGCGCATGA
- the ftsB gene encoding cell division protein FtsB: MGKLTLLLLVLLGWLQYSLWLGKNGIHDYTRVNEDVASQQANNAKLKARNDQLFAEIDDLNGGSEAIEERARNELGMIKPGETFYRLVPDQNKRNAQQAAQNQQR, encoded by the coding sequence ATGGGAAAACTGACGTTACTGTTGCTCGTGCTGCTGGGATGGCTCCAATATTCCTTGTGGCTGGGTAAGAACGGTATTCATGACTATACGCGCGTCAATGAAGACGTCGCGTCGCAACAGGCGAATAACGCCAAACTCAAAGCACGTAACGATCAGTTGTTTGCCGAAATTGATGACCTCAATGGCGGTTCAGAAGCAATTGAGGAACGTGCACGTAATGAACTGGGTATGATTAAGCCCGGTGAGACTTTCTATCGTCTGGTGCCAGACCAGAATAAACGTAACGCGCAACAAGCTGCGCAAAATCAACAACGATAA